The genomic DNA TTATTTCCAACAAGTATGGTAATTGGTGTATCAGCTATGCCATTAGCTAAGAGGCATGTTGCGCTTGCGATTTTAGGAGTAACACAAGGATTGTCAGCTGCTATGGGACCAGTGATAGGTGGAATTATTACACAAAATTTCGGTTGGAGATGGGTGTTCTTCGTAAATGTTCCAATTTGTATTCTTGGAATCATTTTATGCTGCATTATGCTGCAAATAAAAAATGAAGAACGTATTATCTCAAAAATAGATTGGGTAGGACTACTATTAAGTAGTACAGCAATTTTTTCATTTACTCTCATATTAGTAAAAGGTAATACATGGGGATGGCAAAGTAATATTGCTTTGTCTTGTTATGCAATTAGCACTATTTCTCTTATTCTATTTGTTTTAGTAGAACGAAAGATTCATAATCCAATGGTGAATTTAAAGTTATTTCAAGATCGAATGTTTGTCGGAGCGTCGATCGTTGTTATATTAAGTAATTTATTTTTAATTGGAGTTACTGTATTGCTTCCAACGTTCTTGACGAAACTACAAGGTCGAACGGAAATTGAAGCGGCTTTTTTAGTGACACCTATTTCAGCAATGATATTTTTTGTCTCACCAGTTGCAGCAACTTTAATTAAAAAACTCGGAAAAGTAACTATTATTTTGTCAGGATTTCTTGTTATGGGGCTTTCCTACTATTGGTTGCAAATGATTGATGTTCATTCAACAAATATAGAAATTATTATTCCGTGTATGATATTAGGTGTTGGATATGGTTTAGTAGTGGGGCCAATTACAGTTTTAAGTGCGTCTTCGTTTGAAGGAGAACTGTTAACTGCTTCTCAAAGTGTTGTATCAATGTTACGACAAGTTGGAATTGTATTGGCGGTTGCAATATTTGTCTCTAACTTAACTCACAATTTAACTGTAAATAAAGAAAAAGTATATCGTTATGCAGAAGAAAAGGTGCGTAATATTCATGTGAATAGTGCTGAGCAAACTGAAATTTTACAAATGACTAAAGAGAAAATAGAGAATCAAAGTTTAGAGTCGAATATAAATAAGAAACAAAATGCAATGACAATAGGATTAAGTAAAGAGAAAAAGGAAGAATTGATTCGCGACAAGACGGATGAAATATTAAGAGAAGTTCCAGTAGAATATAGAGATGTAAAAAGAGAAGAAGTTATGAGGCAAGTGACAAAAGAAGTTGAAAAACAAGAGGAAAGTATAAAGAAAGAGGTACTCACATTTTCAAATGATGTGAATCATTATGCCAAGAATCAGATGGCTATGAGTTTTACAGATTTATATAAAGCAAGTGTGCCAATTATTTTAATTTGTGCTTTCGTAAGTTTGTTGTTTTGGGAAGGGAAAGCTTTGAGTAAAAAGAGAAGGGGAAGATTAGTAGAAGAAGCGTAAAGAAAAACAGGCTATAGCAGCCTGTTTTTTTCATTGTTTCCTCCTTGCATATTGTGAATAGTAGTATTTTTAATATAGCATGGGA from Bacillus cereus G9842 includes the following:
- a CDS encoding MFS transporter, with protein sequence MEQSKGIKIVFLMCLGIFLCMIDTTIMNIALPAIQSSVNTSLEKMSWVLNVYTMTIAVLAIPLGRIADIFGKAKMYVLGLVIFGGGSVLCAFANTGDFLIFSRFIQSIGAAILFPTSMVIGVSAMPLAKRHVALAILGVTQGLSAAMGPVIGGIITQNFGWRWVFFVNVPICILGIILCCIMLQIKNEERIISKIDWVGLLLSSTAIFSFTLILVKGNTWGWQSNIALSCYAISTISLILFVLVERKIHNPMVNLKLFQDRMFVGASIVVILSNLFLIGVTVLLPTFLTKLQGRTEIEAAFLVTPISAMIFFVSPVAATLIKKLGKVTIILSGFLVMGLSYYWLQMIDVHSTNIEIIIPCMILGVGYGLVVGPITVLSASSFEGELLTASQSVVSMLRQVGIVLAVAIFVSNLTHNLTVNKEKVYRYAEEKVRNIHVNSAEQTEILQMTKEKIENQSLESNINKKQNAMTIGLSKEKKEELIRDKTDEILREVPVEYRDVKREEVMRQVTKEVEKQEESIKKEVLTFSNDVNHYAKNQMAMSFTDLYKASVPIILICAFVSLLFWEGKALSKKRRGRLVEEA